One Thomasclavelia spiroformis DSM 1552 DNA window includes the following coding sequences:
- a CDS encoding DEAD/DEAH box helicase yields MYIKDDEINRIFNEKNWKTAHNYYKDNTIINMSVIKYNNEYHIDGNVEIYGRTTTSHIIVDTSGKIISFECSCPNCHDNELACGHIGVLLLKFYSLDMSDIPFQFNQKIDYKAKFEEFERIKEEKMIQAKFNESKQLIQNYLEKKENNITNNLPIELIPNITYSFNRILINYRIGNIKTYLIKNLKEFITDLRYQRTHNYGSKLITDHNYKSFSQDALKQIDFIKDNSEFIDEIERNRSININQYNIDNFFETYLTNLNINMFFTTIDLKNLTINFEDKEDYFEVSLIPNDGELIIGNQYIYYLKDNILNRYSLEMSQITKKLLAILDKENLIVSKEDFGYFGKYIIDQILPYIAITGANIDDYMPCVITLVIYVDLNKFGDLAINLEYHDDEGNILFDGKYIDSYETKLPLKVDNALALIEKYAKYDELTNMYLITNNAEDIYYFIKNILPELNNYCEVFVSEEIKNINKPKNISLNIGIRLKNDLLEIDLDSVNVSKDEIKDILYAIERKKSYHRLKNGEFINLEDKNLNAAYNIIHDLNISNDNIKDSTIVLDKSKALYLNQLSLDNDSIIFNRNQQFQELIDNLTHHNNNYPIPEAYQNILRDYQCEGYRWIKTMSDYGFGGILADDMGLGKTLQMITVLENSKTNNKASIVITPATLILNWKDEINKFSSDLKVLCIIGNTSIRKKSVNEIDNYDVIITSYDYLRRDYDLYKDYLFNYIILDEAQYIKNQATKNAKAVKELSGTHRFALTGTPIENSLAELWSIFDFLMPNYLFTYNYFREHFERPIVRDNDKEVQLQLKKMVEPFILRRTKQDVLDELPDKIENNIKISFSKEEENLYIANLSQINDKLKSALDIEQIDKFQILSMMTRLRQLCCEPRILYNDIQEPSSKMKACLDIIKKAKENKQKVLLFSSFTSSLEFIEKELRKDDISYYVLTGATNKIKRHQLVNAFQNDNTNVFLISLKAGGTGLNLTAASIVIHYDPWWNMSAQNQATDRAYRIGQVNNVQVYKLIMKNSIEEKIQKLQEQKQDLSNIFIENNTNNITKMSTSEIISLFSND; encoded by the coding sequence ATGTATATAAAAGATGATGAAATAAATAGAATATTTAATGAAAAAAACTGGAAAACCGCTCATAATTATTATAAAGATAACACCATTATAAACATGTCCGTCATAAAATATAATAATGAATATCATATCGATGGTAACGTTGAAATATATGGTCGTACTACTACTAGCCATATTATTGTTGATACAAGCGGAAAAATAATTTCTTTTGAGTGTAGTTGCCCTAATTGCCATGATAATGAATTAGCATGTGGTCATATTGGGGTTTTATTATTAAAATTTTACAGTTTAGATATGTCCGATATTCCCTTTCAATTTAATCAAAAAATTGATTATAAAGCTAAATTCGAAGAATTTGAGCGTATAAAAGAAGAAAAAATGATTCAAGCAAAATTTAATGAATCAAAACAGCTCATTCAAAATTATTTAGAAAAAAAAGAAAACAATATAACTAACAATTTACCTATTGAATTAATCCCTAATATTACATACTCTTTTAATCGCATCTTAATAAACTATCGTATTGGTAACATAAAAACATATTTAATTAAAAATCTAAAAGAATTCATTACTGATCTTCGTTATCAAAGAACCCATAATTACGGTAGTAAATTGATTACTGATCACAACTATAAATCTTTTAGCCAAGATGCTTTAAAACAAATTGATTTCATTAAAGACAATAGTGAATTTATTGATGAAATAGAACGCAATCGCTCTATTAATATTAATCAATACAATATTGATAACTTTTTTGAAACATATCTAACGAACTTAAATATAAATATGTTTTTTACTACTATCGATTTAAAAAATCTTACAATAAACTTTGAAGATAAAGAAGATTATTTTGAAGTATCACTTATTCCAAACGATGGTGAATTAATCATCGGTAACCAATATATCTATTATTTAAAGGATAATATCTTAAATCGCTATAGCTTAGAAATGTCTCAAATAACTAAGAAATTATTAGCAATATTAGACAAAGAAAATTTAATTGTTTCTAAAGAAGATTTTGGATATTTTGGAAAATATATCATCGATCAAATATTACCATACATTGCTATTACCGGTGCAAACATTGATGATTATATGCCTTGCGTTATAACGCTAGTTATATACGTTGATTTAAATAAATTTGGTGATCTTGCTATTAATTTAGAATATCATGATGATGAAGGTAATATTTTATTTGATGGAAAATATATTGACAGCTACGAAACAAAATTACCCTTAAAAGTTGATAATGCCCTTGCCTTAATTGAAAAATACGCTAAATATGATGAACTAACAAACATGTATTTAATCACTAATAATGCTGAGGATATTTATTATTTTATTAAAAATATCTTACCTGAATTAAATAATTATTGTGAAGTATTTGTCAGTGAAGAAATAAAGAATATAAATAAACCTAAAAACATTAGTTTAAATATTGGTATTCGTTTAAAAAATGATTTATTAGAAATTGATTTAGATAGTGTGAATGTTTCAAAAGATGAAATCAAAGATATTTTATATGCAATTGAACGTAAAAAATCTTATCATCGTCTTAAAAATGGTGAATTTATAAATTTAGAAGATAAAAACTTAAATGCTGCATATAACATAATTCACGATTTAAATATAAGTAATGACAACATTAAAGACTCTACAATCGTTTTAGACAAATCAAAAGCCTTATATCTAAACCAATTATCATTGGACAATGATTCTATTATTTTTAATCGGAACCAACAATTCCAAGAACTTATCGATAATTTAACTCACCACAATAACAACTATCCTATTCCAGAAGCCTATCAAAATATCTTACGCGATTATCAATGCGAAGGTTACAGATGGATCAAAACAATGAGTGATTATGGATTTGGCGGAATTCTTGCTGATGATATGGGACTTGGAAAAACATTACAGATGATAACGGTTTTAGAAAACAGCAAAACTAATAATAAAGCTAGTATTGTAATTACACCAGCAACATTGATTTTGAATTGGAAGGATGAAATAAATAAGTTTTCTTCTGATTTAAAAGTTTTATGTATTATTGGAAATACATCTATACGTAAAAAATCGGTTAATGAGATAGATAATTATGACGTAATCATTACTTCTTATGATTACTTAAGAAGAGATTATGATTTATATAAAGATTATTTATTTAATTATATCATTTTAGACGAAGCTCAATATATCAAAAATCAAGCAACTAAAAACGCTAAAGCAGTTAAAGAATTAAGCGGTACTCATCGTTTTGCTTTAACTGGAACACCTATTGAAAATTCATTAGCAGAATTATGGTCGATATTTGATTTTCTTATGCCTAATTACTTATTTACATATAACTATTTTAGAGAACATTTTGAACGCCCAATTGTTCGTGATAACGATAAAGAAGTCCAATTACAACTAAAAAAAATGGTTGAACCATTTATCCTTAGAAGAACTAAACAAGATGTATTAGATGAATTACCTGATAAAATAGAAAACAACATTAAGATCTCTTTTTCAAAAGAAGAAGAGAATCTATATATCGCAAACTTAAGTCAAATCAATGATAAATTAAAAAGCGCATTAGATATCGAGCAAATTGACAAATTCCAAATTTTATCAATGATGACAAGACTTAGACAGCTATGTTGTGAACCTAGAATTTTATACAATGATATCCAAGAACCAAGTTCTAAAATGAAAGCATGCTTAGATATTATAAAAAAAGCCAAAGAAAACAAACAAAAAGTTTTATTATTTTCATCTTTTACTTCTTCCTTAGAATTTATTGAAAAAGAATTACGTAAAGATGATATTTCATACTATGTTTTAACTGGAGCAACCAACAAAATAAAGCGCCATCAATTAGTCAATGCTTTCCAAAACGATAATACAAATGTATTTTTAATTTCCTTAAAAGCTGGTGGTACTGGTTTAAATCTAACTGCCGCTTCAATTGTAATTCATTATGATCCATGGTGGAATATGTCAGCACAAAACCAAGCAACCGATCGAGCGTATCGAATTGGCCAAGTAAATAATGTTCAAGTATATAAATTAATTATGAAAAATAGTATTGAAGAAAAAATTCAAAAATTACAAGAACAAAAACAAGACTTATCAAATATTTTTATTGAAAATAATACTAATAATATTACTAAGATGTCTACAAGTGAAATTATTAGTTTATTTTCAAACGATTAA
- a CDS encoding PTS transporter subunit IIC produces MKKENYFIKALNGMAYGFFCSLIIGTILKQLGNFINIPQLVTWGETATYLMGPAIGVAISYAIDAKGLNLIAAIIAGSIGAGTFNGNVASSGNPIAAFVAVIGAVEVTRLIQGKTPVDILLVPFVSILIGGIITLVVGPYLTEFILWLGQLINTGVNMQPILMSIVVAVLMGMALTAPISSAAIGVMLGLNGLAAGAALAGCCGQMIGFAVMSIDDNDIGDVIAIAIGTSMLQFKNIVKKPVIWLPPIIVSAIIAPISTCLLNISCSSVGSGMGTAGFVGILEAVNVMGSSYWLPVIVIDLIAPAFLTYVIFKMFKKLTFIKSGDLKLDCL; encoded by the coding sequence ATGAAAAAAGAGAATTATTTTATTAAAGCCTTAAATGGTATGGCATACGGGTTTTTTTGTAGTTTGATTATTGGAACTATTTTAAAGCAATTGGGAAATTTTATTAATATACCGCAATTAGTAACATGGGGTGAAACAGCCACATATTTAATGGGACCAGCAATTGGGGTAGCGATATCATATGCGATTGATGCTAAAGGCTTAAATTTAATTGCGGCAATAATTGCTGGTAGTATTGGGGCAGGAACATTTAATGGAAATGTGGCAAGTTCCGGAAATCCAATTGCGGCTTTTGTTGCGGTTATTGGCGCTGTAGAAGTTACACGTTTAATTCAAGGGAAAACTCCTGTTGATATATTACTGGTTCCTTTTGTTTCGATTCTAATAGGGGGGATAATTACTCTCGTGGTTGGTCCATATTTAACTGAATTTATCTTGTGGCTAGGTCAACTGATCAATACTGGTGTGAATATGCAACCGATACTAATGTCGATTGTAGTGGCAGTTTTAATGGGAATGGCATTAACTGCTCCTATATCAAGTGCTGCTATTGGAGTAATGTTAGGATTAAATGGTTTGGCAGCGGGTGCAGCGTTAGCTGGTTGTTGTGGGCAAATGATTGGATTTGCGGTTATGTCAATAGATGATAATGATATTGGTGATGTAATAGCGATTGCAATTGGAACAAGTATGTTGCAATTTAAAAATATTGTAAAAAAACCGGTGATTTGGTTACCTCCGATTATTGTAAGTGCTATTATCGCGCCGATTTCTACTTGTTTGTTGAATATTTCATGTTCTTCAGTAGGTTCTGGTATGGGAACAGCTGGTTTTGTAGGAATATTAGAAGCAGTTAATGTAATGGGAAGTAGTTATTGGCTTCCTGTTATTGTCATTGATTTGATTGCACCGGCTTTTTTAACTTATGTTATTTTTAAAATGTTTAAGAAGTTAACTTTTATAAAAAGTGGAGATTTAAAATTAGATTGTCTTTAA
- a CDS encoding putative ABC transporter permease codes for MIKFAIYTFLGFIMESVYISILNKKILFSGLLKGPCIPIYGFGALLILNISGYCYNNIDVFFYSLISCTCLEYLTHYFLLKDSNIEIWNYSKIPHNYSARICMFYSIMWGFLGIVLVNYIDPFINKILIHLNYNLLNIFALIYFLYILYQFYNHNYKIH; via the coding sequence ATGATAAAATTTGCAATATATACTTTTTTAGGCTTTATTATGGAATCTGTTTATATTTCTATATTAAATAAAAAAATACTTTTTTCTGGTTTATTAAAAGGACCTTGCATCCCTATATACGGTTTTGGAGCATTATTAATTTTAAATATTTCAGGGTATTGTTATAATAATATAGATGTCTTTTTTTATTCATTAATTAGTTGTACTTGTTTAGAATATTTGACTCACTATTTTTTATTAAAAGACTCAAATATTGAAATATGGAATTATTCTAAAATACCACATAACTATTCTGCAAGAATTTGTATGTTTTATAGCATTATGTGGGGCTTTTTAGGAATAGTTCTAGTTAATTATATCGATCCATTTATAAACAAAATTTTGATTCATTTAAATTATAATCTTTTAAATATTTTTGCATTAATATATTTCTTATATATTCTCTACCAATTTTATAACCATAATTATAAAATACACTAA
- a CDS encoding N-acetylmuramoyl-L-alanine amidase family protein: MKRTYLIIIVTVISYICTRLFFFDNTTPVSKELTLKNVSVVIDPGHGGLDNGASVGNIYESDLNLKISFALKEELENRGAKVYMTRTDDQDMTRRDHHYSKQDDMYLRVKKIDEYECDYLISIHLNSTPSTSAWGSQVFYYQNSEKGKRLASEIQSSMKEVTGSPKRISGASFRVLRATKTLGVLIECGFISNPNERGQLQSSKYHQKLAIKICDGLENYRKKYPEDTIDLNELKKVLE, from the coding sequence GTGAAAAGAACGTATCTAATAATTATAGTAACCGTAATTTCATATATATGTACTAGATTATTTTTCTTTGATAATACTACACCGGTTAGTAAAGAATTAACGTTGAAAAATGTTTCTGTAGTTATCGATCCTGGTCATGGTGGTCTTGATAATGGTGCAAGTGTAGGAAATATTTATGAATCTGATTTAAATTTAAAAATATCTTTTGCTTTAAAAGAAGAATTAGAAAATCGTGGTGCTAAAGTATATATGACAAGAACTGATGATCAGGATATGACTAGACGAGATCATCATTATTCTAAACAAGACGATATGTATTTACGTGTTAAAAAAATTGATGAGTATGAATGTGATTATTTAATTAGCATTCATTTAAATTCCACGCCATCAACTAGCGCTTGGGGTTCACAAGTGTTTTATTATCAAAATAGTGAAAAAGGGAAGCGTTTAGCTAGTGAGATTCAATCCTCAATGAAAGAAGTAACAGGCAGTCCAAAAAGGATATCAGGTGCTAGTTTTCGAGTGTTGAGAGCTACAAAAACATTAGGGGTATTAATAGAGTGTGGTTTTATATCTAATCCAAATGAACGAGGACAGTTACAAAGTTCAAAATATCATCAAAAATTGGCAATAAAGATTTGTGATGGGTTAGAGAATTATCGAAAAAAATACCCAGAAGATACGATTGATTTAAATGAATTGAAAAAGGTATTAGAATAA
- a CDS encoding aldehyde dehydrogenase, with protein MENIEQIIKQQRDYFKTLKTHEYAFRMKQLTLLYQKIKYYQKEVEEALYLDLRKTAFEAYSTEIGYVLSSIENTKKHLKKWMKSKTKLAPYYLFGAYDQIFYRPLGVSLIIGPFNYPFQLIFEPLVGAIAAGNCAIIKPSENSIATSKIIDKIIKETFEAEYICCILGDASTTIQLTHSQVDHIFFTGSIETGKKIMAAASEQLIPVTLELGGKSPVIVDQSAKLKDAVQKIAWGKILNAGQTCVAPDYLIIKEGLKDKFIELWKETVNIFLSNDDYGRIINEKHFKRLIKMFEGEEIYAGGNYNADDLWIEPTLVNGNKSNFMNEEIFGPILPIITYKDRNEIEILVEKHPFPLALYIFSNDKQFINYLTKRLSFGGACINDCITHLISPKVPFGGIRYSGIGQYHGKDSFITFSHKQTIHHRFIKKDLVSLYPPYSKRLYKLVTKILK; from the coding sequence ATGGAAAATATCGAACAAATTATTAAGCAACAGCGTGATTATTTTAAAACGTTAAAAACACACGAATACGCATTTAGAATGAAACAATTAACGTTACTTTATCAAAAAATAAAATATTATCAAAAAGAAGTTGAAGAAGCATTATACCTTGATTTAAGAAAAACAGCATTTGAAGCATATTCAACTGAAATAGGATATGTTTTAAGTAGCATAGAAAATACAAAGAAACATTTAAAAAAATGGATGAAATCAAAAACTAAATTAGCACCATATTATTTATTTGGTGCATATGATCAAATATTTTATCGACCACTAGGAGTTAGTTTGATTATTGGACCATTCAACTACCCCTTTCAATTAATATTTGAACCATTAGTAGGAGCAATAGCGGCTGGAAATTGTGCTATTATCAAACCATCAGAAAATTCAATTGCTACAAGTAAAATAATTGATAAAATTATTAAAGAAACTTTTGAAGCAGAATATATTTGTTGTATTTTAGGTGATGCATCAACAACTATTCAATTGACTCATAGCCAAGTTGATCATATATTTTTTACCGGTAGCATTGAAACTGGTAAAAAAATAATGGCTGCAGCAAGTGAACAATTAATTCCTGTTACATTAGAGTTAGGAGGAAAAAGTCCGGTTATTGTTGATCAAAGTGCAAAATTAAAAGATGCAGTTCAAAAAATTGCATGGGGAAAAATATTAAATGCTGGTCAAACTTGTGTTGCACCGGATTATTTAATTATTAAAGAGGGTTTAAAAGATAAATTTATTGAATTGTGGAAAGAAACGGTAAATATTTTTTTAAGTAATGATGATTATGGGAGAATTATCAATGAAAAACATTTTAAAAGATTAATTAAAATGTTTGAAGGTGAAGAAATTTATGCGGGTGGTAATTATAATGCTGATGATTTATGGATTGAGCCAACATTAGTTAATGGTAATAAAAGTAATTTTATGAATGAGGAGATATTTGGACCAATATTACCGATTATCACATATAAAGATCGAAACGAAATTGAAATATTAGTTGAAAAACACCCATTTCCTCTAGCTTTGTATATTTTTTCTAATGATAAACAGTTTATTAACTATTTAACAAAGCGTTTATCGTTTGGTGGCGCATGTATTAATGATTGTATAACACATTTAATTTCACCAAAAGTTCCTTTTGGAGGAATACGTTATTCAGGAATAGGACAATACCATGGTAAAGATAGTTTTATAACTTTTAGTCATAAACAGACTATTCATCATCGTTTTATCAAAAAAGATTTAGTTTCATTATATCCACCTTATTCTAAACGACTTTATAAATTAGTTACTAAAATATTAAAATAA
- a CDS encoding GyrI-like domain-containing protein: MSFDFKKEYKEFYLPKNNPTIVKIPKMNYLAVRGKGNPNDPEGEYIKSIQLLYGIAYTLKMSYKSDYKIEGFFEYVVPPLEGFWWQEEIKGMDYSRKDLLKFISLIRLPDFVTKKDFKWAIETATKKKKLDFSSVEFFSYDEGLCVQCLHLGPYDNEPETVKCMHEYIEENGYKLDINDKRYHHEIYLSDPRRCKAEKLKTVIRHPIKEIK; the protein is encoded by the coding sequence ATGTCATTTGATTTTAAAAAAGAATATAAAGAATTTTATTTACCAAAAAACAACCCAACAATTGTAAAGATTCCCAAGATGAATTATTTAGCTGTTAGAGGAAAAGGGAATCCTAATGATCCAGAAGGTGAATATATAAAGTCAATCCAGTTACTTTATGGAATTGCGTATACATTAAAAATGAGTTATAAATCAGATTATAAAATTGAAGGATTTTTTGAATATGTGGTACCACCGTTGGAAGGCTTTTGGTGGCAAGAAGAGATAAAGGGCATGGATTATTCAAGAAAGGATTTACTGAAATTTATTTCTTTAATTCGATTACCTGATTTTGTAACAAAAAAAGATTTTAAATGGGCAATTGAAACAGCGACAAAAAAGAAAAAACTTGATTTTTCAAGTGTTGAATTTTTTAGTTATGATGAAGGATTATGTGTTCAATGTTTGCATCTTGGGCCGTATGATAACGAGCCAGAAACGGTAAAGTGTATGCATGAATATATTGAAGAAAATGGTTATAAGTTAGATATAAATGATAAAAGATATCATCATGAAATATATTTATCAGATCCGCGGAGGTGCAAGGCTGAAAAGCTTAAAACAGTTATTAGACATCCAATCAAGGAAATTAAATGA
- a CDS encoding GNAT family N-acetyltransferase, translating into MEYFIEKASEKDLDEIENLYISVCRQLQRGINYACWSEGEYPTRNIANDGIEKDSLFVLRVDHKIVGTMILNNEYESRYMQGKWSVNVLDNEILVIHTLAVHPDFKKHGIASKMLDYAIVYGKELGYKTIRIDVCVKNTPAISLYQKYGFKNVGKVDFDRGKDEILWFYLYEYLI; encoded by the coding sequence ATGGAATATTTTATTGAAAAAGCAAGTGAAAAAGATCTTGATGAAATAGAAAATTTATACATAAGTGTGTGTCGACAATTACAAAGAGGAATTAATTATGCATGTTGGAGTGAAGGAGAATATCCAACTAGAAATATTGCGAATGATGGAATAGAAAAAGATTCATTATTTGTTTTACGAGTTGATCATAAGATAGTAGGGACAATGATTTTAAATAATGAATATGAATCTAGGTATATGCAAGGTAAGTGGTCCGTTAATGTTTTAGATAATGAGATATTAGTAATTCATACACTAGCAGTACACCCAGATTTTAAAAAACATGGGATTGCATCTAAAATGTTGGATTATGCAATCGTATATGGAAAAGAATTAGGCTATAAAACTATTCGAATTGATGTATGTGTTAAAAATACACCGGCTATTTCATTATATCAAAAGTATGGCTTTAAAAATGTTGGTAAAGTAGATTTTGATAGAGGAAAAGATGAGATACTTTGGTTTTATTTATATGAATATTTGATTTAA
- a CDS encoding ECF transporter S component, with translation MLQENMVSNKKKTLKLVKMGMLVAISIILVYVIHLPIFPAVPFLEYDPADIPILIGTFAFGPFTGLLLTIATSIIQGITVSVNSGLYGILMHIIATSTLVIIAGLIYCRNKTRKAAIIGLLCGMLAMAMVMVVANLIITPLFMGVTQEVVWGLMPFIVGFNLIKAGINGLVTFFLYKRISEFLHE, from the coding sequence ATGTTACAAGAAAATATGGTTTCAAACAAAAAAAAGACACTAAAGTTAGTGAAAATGGGGATGTTAGTTGCAATATCAATTATTTTAGTTTATGTAATTCATCTTCCTATTTTTCCGGCAGTTCCATTTTTGGAATACGATCCAGCGGATATTCCGATTTTAATTGGAACATTTGCGTTTGGTCCATTTACAGGATTATTATTAACAATAGCTACTTCAATTATTCAAGGAATAACAGTAAGTGTAAATAGTGGACTTTATGGTATTTTGATGCATATTATTGCAACAAGTACATTAGTAATTATTGCAGGGCTTATTTATTGTAGAAATAAAACTAGAAAAGCGGCGATAATTGGTCTTTTATGTGGAATGTTAGCAATGGCAATGGTAATGGTTGTGGCAAATTTAATTATAACGCCATTATTTATGGGAGTAACTCAAGAGGTTGTATGGGGACTGATGCCTTTTATTGTTGGTTTTAATTTAATTAAAGCAGGAATTAATGGTTTGGTTACATTCTTTTTATATAAAAGAATTTCGGAATTTTTACATGAATAA
- a CDS encoding reverse transcriptase domain-containing protein produces MSQTIKDGRVISLIHKYLNAGVIVKHKFEETTKGVPQGGPLSPLLSNIYLNEFDKEMERRGNRFVRYADDCVILFKSKRSAMRVKETVTRYLEEKLFVKVNQEKTKVAYITDIKFLGFGFYIEKSGNVRITVHKKSKEKMKKRIKEITKRNRPISSKELAKELKEYITGWVNYYRIANMSKHLREIDSWMRRRIRMIYWKRWKLVRTRYRNLQKLGINKSKAWEWANTRKSYWHIANSFILKRTLTNEVLKIYGFISALDYYNSINL; encoded by the coding sequence TTGTCACAAACTATTAAAGACGGAAGAGTTATATCACTCATACATAAATATCTCAATGCAGGAGTCATAGTAAAACATAAGTTTGAAGAAACTACAAAAGGAGTACCCCAAGGTGGGCCACTCAGCCCATTATTATCAAATATATATCTTAATGAATTTGATAAAGAAATGGAAAGAAGAGGAAATCGATTTGTAAGGTACGCAGATGACTGTGTCATACTATTCAAAAGTAAAAGAAGTGCAATGAGAGTCAAAGAAACAGTGACAAGATATTTAGAAGAGAAATTATTTGTAAAAGTGAACCAAGAGAAGACAAAGGTAGCCTATATTACTGATATAAAATTCTTGGGCTTTGGATTTTATATAGAGAAGAGTGGTAATGTACGAATCACTGTTCACAAGAAATCTAAAGAAAAGATGAAAAAGAGAATAAAGGAAATCACCAAAAGGAACCGACCAATATCAAGTAAGGAATTAGCTAAAGAGTTAAAAGAATACATTACAGGTTGGGTGAATTACTATAGGATAGCGAATATGAGTAAACATCTAAGGGAAATAGACTCATGGATGAGAAGAAGAATACGAATGATATATTGGAAAAGATGGAAGTTAGTAAGAACAAGGTATAGAAATTTACAAAAACTAGGTATTAATAAAAGTAAGGCATGGGAATGGGCAAACACAAGAAAAAGCTACTGGCACATCGCCAATAGCTTCATACTAAAAAGGACACTTACAAATGAAGTATTAAAAATATACGGATTTATAAGTGCACTAGATTATTACAACTCTATAAACTTATGA
- a CDS encoding transposase produces MIQCHKLKSKIEKGYMMMTKPTFTDEFKQGVVQYVLEHPDESKVAIAKQFGIADSTVHKWLKDASSNDGVINSRGSGNYSSDEAKEIARLKKELKDTQDALEVLKKAIGILGN; encoded by the coding sequence ATGATACAATGTCATAAGCTTAAATCAAAAATAGAAAAGGGGTATATGATGATGACTAAACCAACATTTACAGATGAATTTAAACAGGGAGTTGTTCAATATGTTTTAGAACATCCTGATGAATCTAAAGTAGCTATAGCTAAACAGTTTGGTATTGCTGATAGCACTGTTCATAAATGGCTTAAAGATGCCAGTAGTAATGACGGCGTAATTAATTCAAGAGGAAGCGGTAATTATTCAAGTGACGAAGCTAAAGAAATAGCCAGATTAAAAAAAGAACTGAAAGATACACAGGATGCTTTAGAAGTCCTAAAAAAGGCTATTGGCATACTGGGCAATTAA
- a CDS encoding IS3 family transposase, with amino-acid sequence MLKKLQLSKSGYYEYLKRKPCKQKIRKARITERIKKIYKDSKEIYGAPKITEILKKREKK; translated from the coding sequence ATGCTAAAAAAATTACAACTGAGTAAATCAGGATATTATGAATATTTGAAAAGAAAACCATGTAAACAAAAAATCAGAAAAGCTAGAATCACAGAAAGAATCAAGAAGATCTATAAGGATTCAAAAGAAATATATGGAGCTCCTAAAATAACTGAAATACTAAAAAAGAGGGAGAAAAAATAA
- a CDS encoding IS3 family transposase: MRENNIKAHYIKPYTITTKDCDFSNKLKNILNRDFNPKAPNQAWCTDITYIWTADEGFVYLTSIMDLYSRKIIAWTLSKTLEVDEVLKCLETAKKRRKSAKPIVIHADRGVHYTSKKYKRLTKQMKRSYSQKGTPWDNACIESYHALIKREWLNRFKIINYNHAYKLVFEYIEGFYNTIRVHSHCDYKSPNEYEHDYLISIN, translated from the coding sequence ATGAGGGAAAACAATATTAAAGCTCATTATATCAAACCATATACAATAACAACAAAAGACTGTGATTTTTCAAATAAACTAAAAAATATTCTAAACCGAGATTTTAATCCAAAAGCACCAAATCAGGCATGGTGTACTGATATAACATATATCTGGACAGCAGATGAAGGATTTGTATATTTAACCAGTATAATGGATCTCTATTCAAGAAAAATAATAGCATGGACATTAAGCAAAACATTAGAAGTAGATGAAGTATTAAAATGTCTGGAAACAGCTAAAAAAAGAAGAAAAAGCGCAAAACCAATAGTAATCCATGCAGATCGCGGAGTGCACTATACATCGAAGAAATACAAAAGATTAACTAAGCAGATGAAAAGAAGCTATTCACAAAAAGGAACACCGTGGGATAATGCGTGTATAGAATCATATCATGCATTGATAAAAAGGGAATGGCTGAACAGATTTAAGATTATAAATTATAATCATGCATATAAGCTGGTATTTGAATACATAGAAGGATTTTATAATACAATAAGAGTACATTCACATTGTGATTATAAATCACCTAATGAATATGAGCATGATTATTTAATTAGTATCAATTAA